In Halorubrum sp. PV6, a single window of DNA contains:
- a CDS encoding cytochrome d ubiquinol oxidase subunit II yields MTSESVELLASGPLFGLPLPTLWFGLVFALLGTFLFLDGFDFGAGAIFATLDDAGEREAVLSAIGPFWDGNEVWLVVFGGALFAAFPSVYAGLFSRHYLLMFGILGALILRGLAPEMYEQRHDARWQRWWGRSFVAGSVLAPFLLGVFAGNWLVGAPRSATPIGVLVGVDVTVLTVVSGAAFLQLKARDALPEWVTQIGVGAVVVYLLGVVATLGALAVRLPAGVDALLSAPVLAAVVGSVVLGAVYVVALRRRSDVVALAAAAGLTYALIAVVAVLMYPMIDPAAGVTVGDAIVSTLPLNLMSVGAALLLPLVATYFAVLYSAFSGPIAAEEAY; encoded by the coding sequence ATGACTAGCGAGAGCGTCGAGCTGCTGGCGTCGGGGCCGCTTTTCGGCTTGCCGCTGCCGACGCTGTGGTTCGGGCTCGTCTTTGCCCTGCTCGGAACGTTCCTGTTCCTCGACGGGTTCGACTTCGGCGCGGGCGCTATCTTCGCGACGCTCGACGACGCCGGGGAACGCGAGGCGGTCCTCTCGGCGATCGGACCGTTCTGGGACGGCAACGAGGTGTGGCTCGTCGTCTTCGGCGGGGCGCTGTTCGCTGCGTTCCCGTCGGTGTACGCGGGGCTTTTCAGCCGCCACTACCTCCTGATGTTCGGCATTCTCGGGGCGCTCATCCTCCGCGGACTCGCCCCGGAGATGTACGAACAGCGCCACGACGCGCGCTGGCAGCGGTGGTGGGGACGGTCGTTCGTCGCCGGCAGCGTCCTCGCGCCGTTCCTCCTCGGCGTGTTCGCGGGGAACTGGCTGGTGGGCGCCCCCCGGTCGGCCACGCCGATCGGCGTCCTCGTCGGCGTCGACGTCACGGTGCTCACCGTCGTCTCCGGGGCGGCGTTTCTCCAGTTGAAAGCGCGGGACGCGCTCCCCGAGTGGGTGACGCAGATCGGCGTCGGGGCGGTCGTGGTGTACCTGCTCGGCGTCGTCGCGACCCTCGGAGCCTTGGCGGTCCGGCTCCCGGCCGGCGTCGACGCGCTGCTGTCGGCGCCGGTGCTCGCAGCGGTCGTCGGGTCCGTCGTGCTGGGGGCCGTCTACGTCGTCGCGCTTCGGCGCCGGTCAGACGTCGTCGCGCTCGCGGCGGCCGCGGGGCTGACCTACGCGTTGATCGCGGTCGTCGCGGTCCTCATGTATCCGATGATCGACCCGGCCGCGGGGGTAACGGTCGGCGACGCCATCGTCTCGACGCTGCCGCTGAACCTCATGTCCGTCGGTGCGGCCCTGCTGTTGCCGCTCGTCGCGACGTACTTCGCGGTCCTCTACTCGGCGTTCAGCGGCCCGATAGCCGCGGAGGAGGCGTACTGA
- a CDS encoding cytochrome ubiquinol oxidase subunit I yields MIDPVLASRFQFALTTIVHIIFPVMSMGLAPFLIYFTWKDIRGGDPVYEQLRRFWTKIFAVSFVVGTVTGIVLEFEFGTNFAAFSTTAGELFGGPLAIEGMMAFMLEATFLGIFVFGRERVSDRLYMVSSLAVGVGTWLSAVWILIANSWMQMPRGYELVTENGQEVVRLVDPVAAYLTPRFGYMYVHMQNAAVESVALFMAGVSAYYVYRHHVWGYKTANIAFWQKTLKISLVALLITAPLQVLQGDLYARHVYETQPQKFAAMEAVWDTESYVPEYLFAIPTDLSQLTDPRAKELFGIGIPGGASWLASGGDATAEIRGLNTFETEAPPVAIVFWSFRAMVGMGFWFILLAFWGGYRWYTGELFKDGLLHKALMGSSLLGFVAVELGWVVTEVGRQPWVIQGVLKTSDGVSPGLTGNEALVTLVGFVGVYAAILTLYTYVVARILRGGPPDREALDAVDDRDAPTAGVPGDD; encoded by the coding sequence ATGATCGACCCAGTACTCGCAAGCCGATTCCAGTTCGCCCTGACGACGATCGTTCACATCATCTTCCCGGTGATGAGCATGGGGCTCGCGCCGTTCCTCATCTACTTCACGTGGAAGGACATCCGGGGCGGCGACCCGGTCTACGAGCAGTTGCGGCGGTTTTGGACCAAGATATTCGCCGTCTCGTTCGTCGTCGGGACGGTGACGGGGATCGTCCTGGAGTTCGAGTTCGGGACGAACTTCGCCGCGTTCTCGACGACCGCCGGCGAGCTGTTCGGCGGTCCGCTCGCCATCGAGGGGATGATGGCGTTCATGTTGGAGGCGACGTTCCTCGGGATCTTCGTCTTCGGACGCGAGCGCGTCTCCGACCGGCTGTACATGGTCTCCAGTCTCGCCGTCGGGGTCGGGACGTGGCTGTCGGCCGTCTGGATCCTCATCGCGAACTCGTGGATGCAGATGCCCCGCGGCTACGAACTCGTCACCGAAAACGGCCAGGAGGTGGTCCGTCTCGTCGACCCGGTCGCGGCGTACCTGACCCCGCGATTCGGGTACATGTACGTCCACATGCAGAACGCCGCCGTCGAGTCGGTGGCGCTGTTCATGGCCGGCGTCTCGGCGTACTACGTCTACCGACACCACGTCTGGGGGTACAAGACCGCAAACATCGCGTTCTGGCAGAAGACGCTGAAGATCTCGCTGGTCGCGCTGCTGATCACGGCGCCGCTGCAGGTGTTACAGGGCGACCTGTACGCCCGCCACGTCTACGAGACGCAGCCGCAGAAGTTCGCCGCCATGGAGGCCGTCTGGGACACCGAGTCGTACGTGCCCGAGTACCTCTTCGCGATCCCGACCGACCTGAGCCAGCTCACCGACCCGCGCGCGAAGGAGCTGTTCGGCATCGGGATTCCGGGCGGCGCGTCGTGGCTCGCGAGCGGCGGCGACGCGACCGCGGAGATACGCGGGCTGAACACCTTCGAGACGGAGGCGCCCCCGGTCGCCATCGTGTTCTGGTCGTTCCGCGCGATGGTCGGGATGGGCTTTTGGTTCATTCTCCTGGCGTTCTGGGGCGGTTACCGATGGTACACCGGGGAGCTGTTCAAGGACGGACTGCTCCACAAGGCGCTCATGGGGTCGAGCCTCCTCGGGTTCGTCGCCGTCGAACTCGGCTGGGTGGTCACCGAGGTGGGTCGCCAGCCGTGGGTGATCCAGGGGGTCCTCAAGACGAGCGACGGCGTCTCGCCCGGCCTCACCGGGAACGAAGCGCTCGTGACGCTCGTCGGCTTCGTCGGCGTCTACGCCGCTATCCTGACCCTGTACACGTACGTCGTCGCGCGCATCCTCCGCGGCGGTCCGCCGGACAGAGAGGCGCTCGATGCCGTCGACGACCGCGACGCCCCGACGGCGGGGGTGCCCGGCGATGACTAG